One segment of Tenrec ecaudatus isolate mTenEca1 chromosome 1, mTenEca1.hap1, whole genome shotgun sequence DNA contains the following:
- the KANK4 gene encoding KN motif and ankyrin repeat domain-containing protein 4, with translation MEKTDAKDQPSQADEEKDPPRSHPYSVETPYGFHLDLDFLKYVDDIEKGNTIKRIPIHRRAKQAKFSTLPRNFSLPDSGARPHAALPHSNWSQAAAVPRKVSLGVEEQTQSLPTNASSPAPARGSEVSYPRKILLAEAARPSEAAPPDDAEPFCGSGRPQLLRASSMPATLLQSKACEEGGLPSALPRPPALPPLHSEASVCEGAFGPAEGSAGLHSSSPQGPAQANVREVGDLVPQIPEVVWEGAKPLEGKEEAADHLSFQGPSLSQNVLVEDAEGEHETREAEVVVTPGSPTPSLPPLPSPIPEHELPLEEIELNISEIPPPPPVEVDVRSIGIRVTEESLGLARADPSTISSLQQQVTVLEGELSGRSEELAQARAALQQQKEDIKAREQLIQELECTITQLEAKLNQEDARDTQGHMDAMVNTDPLHELSIRESCDKSIGVSLLGLTESESWEARGGENGLLRQGSLNQRDESPAECVLRPQLAPPQGPEVVFAASSQSRLSTELRIEEADSEQEGGPQGGAQGLVGEAEGCAWSSKQAPPAAMEEASAGPPGKECPERPPSSPTDVTIGQYVKKIQELLQEQWSCLEHGYPELANAIKQPASKLSSIQSQLLSSLNLLLSAYSAHAPSPASPPREISPSTSLKSIMKKKDYGFRAGGNGTKKNLQFVGVNGGYETTSSEETSGEDSSPEDLSDSEAEKKCNGPEHRRGKDTQPRCQARQDVPEHTCSADQDCRPGEDTPHPKAERYKPSEEFLKACQALSQHLPEIGTTTDRLLKQSLNTISQEWFRVSSRKSSSPAMVAAYLRGVQPHSPHFLKLLVNLADGNGNTALHYSVSHSNFSIVKLLLDTGLCDVDHQNQAGYTAVMITPLAAAETSEDMAVVWKLLREGNVNIQASQGGQTALMLGVSHDREDMVQALLSCQADINLQDQEGSSALMLACHHGNADMVRLLLAHPACDSTLMDKAGRTASSIVLESPAHVEIAGLLQAHAEQGRSLGP, from the exons ATGGAGAAAACAGATG CGAAAGACCAGCCCTCGCAGGCAGACGAAGAGAAGGACCCACCCAGGAGTCACCCTTACTCTGTGGAGACCCCTTATGGCTTTCACCTGGACCTGGACTTCCTGAAGTACGTGGATGACATCGAGAAAGGAAACACCATTAAAAGGATTCCTATCCACCGAAGGGCCAAGCAGGCCAAGTTTAGTACTTTGCCTCGAAACTTCAGCCTTCCCGACAGCGGGGCTCGGCCCCATGCTGCTCTTCCCCATTCAAACTGGTCCCAGGCGGCGGCAGTGCCGAGGAAGGTGTCCCTTGGGGTGGAGGAACAAACCCAGTCATTGCCCACCAACGCTTcgtccccagccccagcccgtgGCAGTGAGGTGAGCTACCCTAGGAAGATTCTGTTGGCCGAGGCTGCCAGGCCATCAGAGGCTGCTCCCCCAGATGATGCCGAGCCCTTCTGTGGAAGTGGCCGGCCCCAGCTTTTGAGAGCATCCAGCATGCCAGCCACGCTTCTGCAGAGCAAGGCCTGTGAGGAGGGTGGCCTCCCTTCAGCTCTGCCCCGCCCTCCTGCGCTCCCGCCGCTGCACAGTGAAGCCAGTGTCTGCGAGGGCGCCTTTGGCCCTGCAGAAGGATCTGCAGGTCTCCATAGCTCCAGCCCTCAAGGACCAGCCCAGGCCAACGTCAGAGAGGTTGGAGACTTGGTGCCACAGATTCCAGAGGTGGTCTGGGAGGGTGCTAAACCCCTGGAGGGTAAGGAGGAGGCTGCAGATCACCTCTCTTTCCAAGGTCCTTCTTTATCCCAGAATGTACTTGTAGAGGATGCAGAAGGCGAACATGAAACCAGAGAAGCGGAGGTGGTGGTCACTCCTGGCTCTCCAACACCAAGCCTCCCGCCTCTCCCATCCCCCATCCCTGAGCATGAGCTCCCCCTAGAAGAGATTGAGCTCAACATCAGCGAGATCCCGCCCCCGCCACCCGTAGAGGTTGACGTGAGAAGCATCGGCATCCGGGTAACGGAGGAAAGCCTGGGCCTTGCCAGGGCAGATCCCAGTACCATCTCCAGCCTACAGCAGCAGGTCACAGTCCTTGAGGGTGAACTGTCTGGCAGGAGTGAGGAGCTGGCCCAGGCCAGAGCTGCCCTCCAACAGCAGAAAGAGGACAtcaaggccagggagcagctgattCAAGAGCTGGAGTGCACTATAACCCAACTAGAAGCAAAGCTGAACCAAGAGGATGCCAGAGACACTCAGGGTCACATGGACGCCATGGTGAACACTGACCCTCTCCACGAACTCTCGATTAGGGAGTCATGTGACAAGAGCATTGGGGTCAGTCTTCTGGGCCTGACAGAATCTGAAAGCTGGGAGGCcagaggaggggaaaatggtCTATTAAGGCAAGGCAGCCTCAACCAGAGGGATGAGAGCCCAGCAGAATGTGTGCTAAGACCCCAGCTGGCACCGCCCCAGGGACCCGAGGTAGTCTTCGCCGCCTCTTCACAAAGCCGGCTCTCCACTGAACTCAGGATCGAAGAAGCAGATTCTGAGCAGGAGGGCGGCCCTCAAGGAGGAGCCCAGGGGCTGGTGGGTGAAGCAGAAGGCTGTGCATGGAGCAGCAaacaggctcctccagctgcgATGGAGGAGGCCAGTGCAGGCCCCCCAGGAAAGGAGTGTCCGGAAAGGCCGCCCAGCTCACCCACCGATGTCACCATTGGGCAATACGTTAAGAAGATCCAGGAGCTCCTGCAAGAGCAGTGGAGCTGCCTGGAGCACGGCTACCCGGAGCTGGCCAACGCCATCAAGCAGCCTGCCTCCAAGCTGAGCAGCATCCAGAGCCAGCTGCTGAGCTCCCTCAACCTGCTGCTGTCGGCCTACTCCGCGCACGCCCCCTCCCCTGCTTCCCCACCAAGGG AGATCTCCCCGTCGACCAGCCTTAAATccataatgaaaaagaaagactatGGCTTCCGTGCAGGAGGTAATGGGACCAAAAAGAACCTTCAATTTGTTGGGGTTAACGGTGG CTATGAGACCACGTCAAGTGAGGAGACCAGCGGTGAGGACAGCTCCCCTGAAGACCTGTCGGACAGCGAAGCTGAAAAGAAATGCAACGGCCCTGAGCACAGGCGGGGCAAAGACACCCAGCCCAGGTGCCAGGCCAGGCAGGACGTGCCCGAGCACACCTGCAGTGCAGACCAGGACTGTCGGCCTGGGGAAGACACCCCCCATCCCAAGGCAGAGAG ataTAAACCCTCTGAAGAATTCCTTAAGGCCTGCCAGGCATTGAGCCAACATTTGCCAGAAATTGGGACCACCACCGACAGACTCTTG AAGCAAAGCTTGAATACCATCAGCCAAGAGTGGTTCCGCGTCTCCAGCCGGAAGTCATCTAGCCCTGCTATGGTGGCCGCCTACCTTCGCGGGGTCCAGCCCCACTCTCCCCACTTCCTAAAGCTGCTGGTCAACTTGGCTGATGGCAACGGGAACACGGCCCTTCACTACAGCGTGTCCCATTCCAACTTCTCCATCGTGAAGCTGCTGCTGGACACAG GCCTCTGCGATGTGGACCATCAGAACCAGGCTGGCTATACTGCCGTGATGATCACTCCCTTGGCTGCTGCGGAGACCAGCGAAGACATGGctgttgtctggaagctcttaagAGAAGGAAATGTGAACATCCAAGCTTCTCAG GGAGGCCAGACGGCGCTGATGCTGGGCGTGAGCCATGACAGGGAGGACATGGTCCAGGCGCTGCTCAGCTGCCAGGCAGACATCAACCTGCAGGACCAAGAAGGATCCTCGGCCCTCATGCTGGCCTGTCACCACGGCAACGCAGACATGGTGCGGCTGCTCCTGGCACACCCAGCTTGCGACAGCACCCTGATGGACAAG GCTGGCCGCACGGCTTCGTCCATCGTCCTGGAGTCCCCCGCCCATGTGGAAATTGCAGGGCTGCTGCAGGCCCACGCGGAGCAGGGCAGGTCACTCGGGCCCTAG